Proteins from one Aspergillus nidulans FGSC A4 chromosome VIII genomic window:
- a CDS encoding F-box and WD domain protein (transcript_id=CADANIAT00002121), translating to MQSGPSDVLNRPYTVNPPRENFQSFQHGHGSYGDSRGSGRLYEDAGGSDSSPGDTPFLSTQASPAADGVIEYAHSTRSQSDCGFIVIPSTKQSSVSLDAFPNEVLTHILSHLPPPSLSSIALVSRRFHGLVTTPHAWRIAFSRYFPGPSVLENPETSDRLTSDKRYFSRLTALASWRSEYILRTRLLRSLSRGKPGQLEVSKKNGTVRTASVRNGSAIATYTSQLLYPVSHLSGTFGRDSAKKEPLFIHGASEQCAVTASDPSTVKVGTWGLADHNFSRHFADSFPGESEYGLGSGNIVGVPNSMDVSQPFGMIYGEGCPQGRTYYLSTAEQRGRFLDISDGSSLPKLGIPAINRITTAITAVWIAKSAEILKMTGGLIGMLSGSSSGILTAYALGPHPTYQKRFERGQVTARWVLSPGVPIVGISVDDNYSPKRRQRGRVWIAVLNALGEVFYLSDIPQQTEPMSANITPEVADQMAWKTGRTVRWELVEVSRRTARPDPFNRELVDGSYSPRSSSDSMKLSEEQIAAETKEIEQFMSFKPKHFRKVCEGWDMRRDLRVDFAGGDGRGAGESFIVIQRGDGENQKASIRRYTRKLRSLHLSTSPSQPGTPAPRAASPSIFGGPVVSPEVSSATSSIPSSRASGQIDEPVCSPSNTEWYITDFHFEGRKSVQITTSALDLSTYAVLTPDEDLLMSGDSGASSAVSSPLPHMQRSSDSGIPGQRGRYMAVGTATGSVFVWDIRSPTSRNSEIINSIAPIRIIFTESPRVSSVALTSLYLVHGGNDGLVQAWDPLASTTRPIRTINSRFSTRARRRLIQAEASLHGVGNNFYATGAICLDPDPTRLRGMVALGTHLRYWSYSSTAADQYKSNKRRLRYGQRGGNAAAGGQRFNNSGRGAINDYIEDEKREMERQARADEKERAHLSNRFGIDLLGPDVSEEELLAYAQLLSQEAYSSEAMKRGDSVGDSVISTSSSDTVGPNDSSFALDELSSASSPCDDTVDDLDPEIAEAIRLSLEESSNHGRFESPSPFSVKYSIGSPSGKSASSPAKPTIAESSRQQEIDDLDLAIQLSLMETHGNSEHDEHTNHQEEEFPTLPAGPFPASSKNKGKTRMVW from the exons ATGCAATCAGGGCCTTCTGACGTTTTAAACCGTCCATATACAGTAAACCCGCCCCGAGAAAACTTTCAGTCTTTCCAGCATGGACATGGTTCTTACGGCGACTCCCGAGGCTCCGGCCGTCTTTATGAAGATGCCGGAGGCTCTGACTCATCGCCAGGCGATACCCCGTTCCTAAGCACCCAGGCCTCACCAGCGGCTGATGGAGTCATTGAGTACGCGCACAGTACAAGGAGTCAGTCGGACTGTGGATTCATAGTGATACCCTCGACGAAGCAATCGAGCGTGTCTCTTGATGCATTTCCGAATG AGGTCTTAACCCATATTTTATCTCACTTGCCTCCACCGTCTTTGTCATCTATTGCGCTAGTCTCTCGTCGATTCCACGGCCTCGTCACTACCCCTCACGCTTGGAGAATAGCCTTCTCCCGCTACTTTCCCGGCCCCTCAGTCTTGGAAAATCCGGAAACCTCCGATCGATTGACGTCAGACAAACGATATTTCTCGAGGCTCACTGCACTCGCGTCTTGGAGGAGTGAATATATTCTACGCACTCGTCTACTGCGCTCGCTCTCGCGAGGCAAACCTGGGCAGCTTGAGGTGTCGAAAAAGAATGGCACAGTTCGAACCGCATCGGTCCGCAATGGGAGCGCGATCGCAACTTATACTTCCCAGCTCTTGTATCCTGTCAGCCATCTGAGTGGAACTTTCGGCCGTGACTCTGCCAAGAAAGAGCCTCTCTTTATCCATGGAGCCTCGGAACAGTGCGCCGTAACTGCGAGCGACCCGTCGACTGTCAAAGTTGGGACTTGGGGATTGGCTGACCACAATTTTTCCCGTCACTTTGCTGATTCATTTCCTGGAGAATCCGAATATGGGCTTGGTTCCGGTAATATCGTCGGAGTGCCGAACTCTATGGATGTCAGTCAGCCCTTCGGCATGATCTATGGCGAAGGATGCCCGCAAGGACGTACTTACTATCTATCCACGGCTGAGCAAAGGGGAAGATTTTTAGACATTAGCGATGGAAGCTCACTTCCCAAGCTTGGAATTCCTGCCATCAACCGCATCACAACAGCCATCACTGCTGTATGGATCGCGAAGTCGGCTGAGATATTGAAAATGACTGGTGGTTTGATCGGCATGTTATCTGGCTCTTCCTCAGGGATACTGACAGCTTATGCTCTGGGACCTCATCCGACCTACCAGAAGCGGTTTGAACGAGGTCAAGTCACAGCTCGATGGGTTCTTAGCCCTGGTGTTCCCATCGTCGGGATATCTGTTGACGATAATTATTCTCCAAAGCGTCGCCAGCGTGGACGTGTTTGGATAGCTGTGCTTAATGCTCTGGGTGAGGTGTTCTATCTTTCCGATATACCTCAGCAGACCGAACCCATGTCTGCCAACATAACGCCTGAAGTTGCAGATCAAATGGCTTGGAAGACTGGTAGGACAGTCCGTTGGGAATTGGTGGAAGTCAGCAGACGCACTGCTCGACCTGATCCGTTCAACCGTGAGCTCGTCGATGGCAGCTACAGTCCACGATCGTCCTCAGACTCAATGAAGCTCAGCGAGGAACAGATAGCAGCGGAAACGAAGGAGATTGAACAATTCATGTCGTTCAAACCGAAACATTTCCGAAAGGTGTGCGAAGGTTGGGACATGAGGCGTGACCTTCGAGTTGATTTCGCCGGAGGCGACGGTCGTGGTGCCGGTGAATCCTTCATAGTGATTCAACGTGGTGATGGTGAAAATCAGAAAGCCTCTATTCGCCGGTATACTCGCAAGCTTCGGTCACTCCATTTATCAACATCCCCCTCTCAGCCTGGTACTCCTGCACCGCGCGCTGCGTCGCCCTCCATATTTGGAGGGCCTGTTGTCTCTCCGGAAGTTTCATCAGCCACAAGCAGTATCCCATCATCTAGGGCGTCTGGCCAAATTGATGAACCTGTTTGTTCTCCCTCAAATACGGAATGGTACATCACAGACTTCCACTTCGAAGGTCGTAAATCCGTCCAAATCACGACAAGCGCATTGGACCTTTCAACCTACGCCGTGTTAACTCCTGATGAAGATCTCTTAATGTCAGGCGACTCTGGTGCTTCCTCGGCCGTGTCGTCGCCGCTTCCGCATATGCAACGATCATCCGATTCTGGGATTCCGGGGCAGCGTGGGCGATACATGGCTGTTGGCACTGCTACTGGCTCCGTTTTTGTATGGGATATTCGATCTCCCACTTCGAGGAATTCTGAGATCATTAATTCTATTGCTCCGATTCGGATTATATTCACGGAGTCTCCACGAGTGTCTAGTGTCGCGCTGACATCGTTGTATCTGGTTCATGGTGGAAACGACGGACTAGTGCAGGCCTGGGATCCCCTCGCTTCCACTACCCGTCCCATTCGAACCATCAACTCGCGATTTTCCACACGGGCACGTCGACGCCTAATTCAAGCCGAAGCCTCTCTTCATGGCGTTGGGAACAACTTTTATGCAACTGGCGCTATATGTCTTGATCCTGATCCCACTCGTCTGAGAGGCATGGTGGCTTTGGGCACCCACCTTCGTTATTGGTCCTACAGCTCCACCGCGGCCGATCAGTATAAGAGTAACAAACGTCGGCTTCGCTATGGCCAACGGGGCGGCAATGCAGCCGCTGGCGGCCAGCGATTCAATAATAGCGGACGCGGAGCCATCAACGATTACATCGAGGACGAGAAACGGGAAATGGAGCGACAGGCGCGGGCTGACGAAAAAGAGAGAGCTCATCTGAGCAACCGCTTTGGCATCGATCTCCTAGGGCCGGACGTCAGCGAGGAGGAACTTCTCGCGTACGCACAGTTACTGAGTCAGGAAGCCTACAGCAGCGAAGCGATGAAACGCGGTGACTCGGTGGGAGATTCTGTCATAAGTACTTCATCTAGCGACACTGTGGGGCCGAATGACAGTTCTTTTGCTCTCGATGAGctttcctccgcctcttcaCCATGTGATGATACTGTTGATGATTTGGACCCAGAAATAGCTGAAGCGATCCGTCTAAGTCTCGAAGAATCCTCTAATCATGGGCGGTTCGAATCACCCTCACCCTTTTCCGTCAAGTACTCGATTGGCTCCCCATCGGGTAAGAGCGCATCATCTCCTGCCAAGCCCACGATCGCAGAAAGCAGCCGACAACAGGAGATTGACGATCTCGATTTGGCTATCCAGCTGAGTCTCATGGAGACTCACGGCAATAGTGAACATGATGAGCATACCAACCATCAAGAGGAAGAGTTCCCTACGCTTCCTGCAGGGCCATTCCCAGCTTCTTCGAAAAATAAGGGCAAGACTCGGATGGTGTGGTGA
- a CDS encoding acyclic terpene utilization AtuA family protein (transcript_id=CADANIAT00002123), producing MSEANMVVAAGRRVDLDKATGKLDASGGGSDNLPGYEPSFLLALQPALEDLAKHGIKLAVNAGNADTQGLYEVVTDMIRAKGLDLKVAWVSGDEVLSTIKRALASGKSSFKNIYTNEVLSDWSFEPIFAQCYLGGLGIAAALAEGADIVLCGRVSDASPVIGAAYWWHKWQRHDLDQLANAFVAGHLIECSNYVCGGNFTGFKDLEHIGKDGWSNIGYPIAEISAEGKVVITMQSYATGGAVTVDTCTSQLLYEIQGPWYFNSDVTAILTDIRFEQIGTNRVTLHGVRSAPPPPTTKVGITARGGFQAEASWFLVGLDIDAKARMLEAQIRRLLLPYSSNYTSLKFSTLGTSPDNPENQDSATVTFRVIAQARNAEDIAPNAFLRHITDNIMQGYPGATFHLDLRQGFPKPIFEYYVTLLPQEDIEHRVHLPFKEDKVLTIPPPPETRAYPDRQPCESITPTARSIPPLSLHLAPPSAAHSAALSTPAQATKGPMQIAVSGCGTATNTRGSAGCSPSKTSSISSATSSQNRTPAEICPLSAFSWKISAQCTFSSAIYWIAGSRVRQRWTFWGRTLRSILGLGGWIFL from the exons ATGAGTGAAGCCAATATGGTAGTCGCGGCTGGACGCCGAGTCGACCTGGACAAAGCTACCGGCAAGTTAGATGCATCAGGAGGTGGCTCTGATAACTTGCCAGGGTACGAACCATCCTTCCTTTTAGCGCTGCAGCCGGCCTTGGAAGATCTGGCAAAGCACGGTATCAAGCTGGCGGTTAATGCGGGTAATGCGGACACCCAGGGGCTCTACGAGGTGGTAACTGATATGATTCGTGCCAAAGGGCTGGATCTAAAG GTGGCTTGGGTGTCCGGTGACGAAGTCCTATCCACAATAAAAAGAGCACTGGCATCCGGAAAGTCGTCCTTCAAGAATATCTACACCAACGAAGTGCTGTCAGACTGGTCATTCGAGCCCATCTTTGCGCAATGCTACCTTGGAGGTTTGGGAATCGCAGCTGCCCTTGCTGAAGGAGCCGACATCGTGCTCTGTGGCCGAGTGTCTGATGCATCTCCGGTTATTGGAGCGGCTTATTGGTGGCACAAATGGCAGAGACACGACCTTGATCAGCTCGCAAATGCCTTCGTTGCCGGCCATCTCATTGAATGCAGCAACTATGTTTGTGGGGGCAATTTCACGGGTTTCAAGGATCTAGAGCACATTGGCAAGGACGGCTGGTCGAACATTGGCTATCCTATTGCCGAGATATCAGCAGAAGGAAAGGTTGTCATTACTATGCAGTCATATGCCACCGGAGGCGCTGTTACGGTGGACACCTGCACATCTCAGCTCTTATACGAGATTCAGGGCCCATGGTATTTCAATTCCGACGTTACAGCTATCCTAACAGATATCCGCTTCGAACAAATCGGCACCAACCGCGTGACCCTCCACGGCGTCCGCTCCgctccacctcctccaaccaCCAAAGTCGGCATCACTGCTCGCGGAGGCTTCCAAGCAGAGGCATCCTGGTTCCTCGTTGGTCTTGACATCGACGCCAAAGCCCGCATGCTAGAAGCCCAAATTAGACGCCTCTTGCTACCCTACAGCTCCAATTACACATCCCTTAAATTCTCCACCCTCGGCACCTCTCCTGACAACCCAGAAAACCAAGACAGCGCCACCGTCACCTTCCGGGTCATAGCACAAGCACGCAATGCCGAGGACATAGCCCCCAATGCCTTCCTCCGGCACATCACCGACAACATCATGCAGGGCTACCCAGGCGCAACCTTCCACCTAGATCTCCGGCAGGGCTTCCCAAAACCCATCTTTGAGTACTACGTCACACTCCTCCCTCAAGAGGACATTGAGCACCGCGTCCACCTTCCCttcaaagaagacaaggtccTCACCATCCCGCCTCCGCCTGAAACAAGAGCCTACCCGGACCGCCAACCATGCGAATCCATAACCCCAACAGCCAGATCCATCCCGCCCCTTTCTTT GCATTTGGCCCCACCATCCGCGGCCCACTCGGCTGCCTTGTCCACGCCCGCTCAGGCGACAAAGGGCCCGATGCAAATTGCGGTTTCTGGGTGCGGCACAGCGACGAATACACGTGGCTCTGCCGGCTGCTCTCCCTCGAAAACATCGTCGATCTCCTCGGCGACGAGTTCGCAAAACCGGACCCCAGCCGAAATTTGTCCATTGAGCGCTTTCAGCTGGAAAATCTCCGCGCAGTGCActttctcttccgcaatcTATTGGATCGCGGGGTCTCGAGTACGACAACGGTGGACTTTTTGGGGAAGAACGTTGCGGAGTATCTTAGGGCTAGGTGGGTGGATCTTCCTGTGA
- a CDS encoding MRX complex nuclease subunit (transcript_id=CADANIAT00002122), which yields MSSLGDSETIRILVSTDNHVGYNERDPIRGDDSWKSFHEVMCLAKQHDVDMVLLAGDLFHENKPSRKSMYQVMRSIRMNCLGDKPCELQLLSDASENFQGAFNHVNYEDLDINVGIPIFSIHGNHDDPSGEGHLAALDILQVSGLLNYYGRTPESDNIQLKPVLLQKGRTKLALYGMSNVRDERLFRTFRDGKVKFFRPSVQKEDWYNLICVHQNHHAYTETGYLPENFLPEFLDLVIWGHEHECLINPRINPEMKFRVMQPGSSVATSLVPGEAVPKHVAILSIKGKEMKCKPIRLKSVRPFAMREIVLSEERGAQKLARKENNRTEVTRFLMTIVEELIEEAKAEWLELHRPQRREGEEEEEDDEELEVPLPLVRLRVETSTPEGGSYDCENPQRFSNRFVGKVANVNDVVQFYRKKKTATSRKKENELDEAALSRLSTLDTVQVEQLVREFLSQQSLSILPQNSFGDAVSQFIDKDDKHAMEMFVNESLEGQIKHLLSLDRDSDAEDDESQSSLQKAMERYRTQMEEMFSKGVKKRTRGRRRFKPKPDGWVTEIDGVWEDQPGALIHSDNEGGDPNEEEAGEDGAEPPVGRISTRGRGKGGRAAASTTTRKTATTKAAAARKPAKSKITTSRARGPRADDDDEPQILKPGEEDEEDEESDSQALFVKQPASKSRKATTKSTTQRSRQTKRTAPSPAPSSNTVSQTTTTARRRREGKQTQLTLDFVGSQSSQHARGSVTSSNTRSMRPNRTTREVSVLSEDIDDSDGFEPMPSMKYIKYVISYLVRPISINEGSKDELLLEDNICQDHFVDHNMND from the exons ATGTCCAGTCTTGGAG ACTCAGAAACGATCCGCATCCTTGTCTCAACAGACAACCATGTCGGCTACAATGAGAGAGACCCTATCAGGGGCGATGATAGCTGGAAAAGCTTCCACGAAGTGATGTGCCTGGCGAAACAACATGATGTGGATATGGTGCTTCTGGCGGGTGATCTTTTCCATGAGAACAAGCCTTCCCGGAAATCCATGTACCAAGTGATGCGCTCAATCCGAATGAACTGTCTCGGTGATAAGCCTTGTGAGCTACAACTGCTTAGTGATGCAAGCGAAAATTTCCAAGGTGCCTTCAACCATGTCAACTATGAAGACCTGGACATCAATGTCGGAATTCCCATATTCTCTATTCACGGGAACCATGACGATCCGTCCGGTGAGGGGCACCTTGCGGCTTTGGATATCCTACAGGTCTCTGGCCTCTTGAATTACTATGGACGAACGCCGGAGTCGGATAACATCCAGTTAAAACCAGTACTATTACAGAAGGGTCGAACTAAGTTGGCGCTCTACGGAATGAGCAATGTGCGAGATGAGCGATTATTCAGGACTTTTCGAGACGGAAAAGTCAAGTTCTTCAGACCCTCTGTTCAGAAGGAGGACTGGTATAACTTAATATGCGTTCATCAAAACCACCATGCGTATACGGAGACCGGGTATCTACCTGAAAACTTCCTCCCAGAAtttcttgaccttgtcatcTGGGGTCATGAACATGAGTGTTTGATCAACCCTCGTATTAACCCAGAAATGAAGTTTCGCGTGATGCAGCCGGGCTCTTCTGTCGCGACTTCGCTGGTTCCCGGTGAGGCAGTACCGAAACATGTTGCCATATTGAGCATCAAGGGCAAAGAGATGAAATGTAAGCCAATCAGACTCAAGTCAGTACGTCCATTTGCAATGCGGGAGATAGTGCTTTCTGAAGAAAGAGGTGCCCAGAAATTGGCCCGCAAAGAGAACAACCGCACAGAAGTCACCCGTTTCCTCATGACGATCGTAGAAGAACTGATCGAAGAGGCCAAAGCGGAGTGGCTGGAGCTACACCGTCCCCAGAGGAgagagggcgaagaggaagaagaagacgacgaagagctggaggttcCCCTGCCGCTCGTAAGACTCCGTGTGGAGACCTCAACCCCCGAGGGTGGCAGCTATGACTGCGAAAATCCCCAGCGGTTCTCGAACCGATTCGTCGGCAAAGTCGCGAACGTGAACGATGTCGTGCAGTTCtaccggaagaagaaaaccGCTACATCacggaagaaagaaaatgagCTCGATGAAGCAGCGCTTTCGCGCCTGTCCACCCTAGACACAGTGCAAGTCGAACAACTCGTGCGTGAGTTCCTCTCTCAGCAATCTCTCTCCATCCTTCCGCAAAACTCTTTCGGCGACGCCGTTTCCCAATTCATCGACAAGGACGACAAACACGCCATGGAGATGTTTGTGAATGAGTCTCTTGAGGGCCAGATAAAGCACCTTCTCTCGCTTGACCGCGACAGTGAcgctgaagatgatgaatctcAAAGTTCTTTGCAAAAGGCTATGGAGAGATACCGCACCCAGATGGAAGAAATGTTCTCAAAGGGAGTTAAGAAGCGTACCCGTGGCAGGCGACGCTTCAAGCCGAAGCCAGACGGCTGGGTCACAGAGATCGACGGCGTCTGGGAAGATCAACCCGGTGCGCTAATCCACTCTGATAATGAGGGTGGCGACCCcaacgaggaagaagctggcgaggatggcgCTGAACCACCAGTGGGACGAATATCTACGCGTGGTCGTGGCAAGGGAGGCAGAGCCGCAGCATCCACCACGACCCGCAAAACAGCGACTACAAAAGCGGCCGCAGCCCGGAAACCCGCGAAATCGAAGATAACAACTTCTCGAGCGCGCGGCCCCCGCGCA gacgacgacgacgagccCCAGATTCTAAagccaggagaagaggacgaagaggatgaagagtcAGACTCCCAAGCCCTATTCGTCAAACAGCCAGCCTCCAAATCCCGCAAAGCAACTACGAAAAGCACAACGCAGCGCTCGCGCCAAACAAAGCGTACCGCACCGTCCCCCGCTCCATCGTCCAACACCGTCAGTCAAACCACTACAACCGCACGTcgcagaagagaaggcaaGCAAACACAGCTAACGTTGGACTTTGTTGGTTCGCAGTCGAGTCAGCATGCTAGGGGGTCAGTGACGAGTAGCAATACGAGGTCCATGAGACCGAATCGGACCACGAGGGAAGTAAGCGTTCTTAGTGAAGACATTGATGATAGTGACGGGTTTGAGCCGATGCCCAGTA TGAAATATATCAAGTATGTCATTTCTTACCTCGTTCGACCAATCTCTATCAATGAAGGGTCCAAGGACGAGCTACTGCTAGAAGACAATATATGCCAAGATCACTTTGTAGACCATAATATGAATGATTGA